In one Arachis duranensis cultivar V14167 chromosome 9, aradu.V14167.gnm2.J7QH, whole genome shotgun sequence genomic region, the following are encoded:
- the LOC107465561 gene encoding thioredoxin X, chloroplastic-like, with protein sequence MRIWKELELRRFPYWGTRMTESSSSLEGKPNQKTDGQPQLLHFTRISRIGFCKAIPGLLLPTLLLRTLASTSSASSYSAAHLLHCSVPTRLSFYSSQRRTTCPKLRYFRQFTVICGTSITEINETEFNDTVLKTNHSVLIEFVTNWCGPCRLISPTMEPLAQEYEDRLTVVKVDHDANPRLIEEYKVYELPTLIHFKNGQEVPESRREGAITKVKLKDYVDALLESISILLRRVEILFPSRFAGFLHS encoded by the exons ATGAGAATATGGAAAGAGCTAGAACTGCGAAGGTTTCCTTATTGGGGAACACGCATGACAGAATCTTCTAGCAGCCTTGAAGGAAAACCAAATCAGAAAACAGATGGGCAACCACAATTGCTTCACTTCACTCGGATAAGCAGAATTGGATTTTGCAAGGCTAT ACCCGGTTTATTACTTCCGACGCTTCTACTCCGTACACTTGCATCTACCTCCTCCGCCTCCTCTTATTCTGCTGCTCATTTGCTTCACTGCTCAGTTCCGACAAGGCTTTCCTTTTATTCCTCCCAAAGAAGAACTACATGTCCTAAGCTCCGCTATTTCCGTCAATTCACCGTTATATGCGGCACCTCCATCACAGAGATCAACGAGACAGAATTTAATGACACTGTTTTGAAGACTAACCATTCCGTTCTCATTGAGTTCGTCACTAACTGGTGCGGTCCTTGCCGTTTGATCTCTCCCACTATGGAACCCCTAGCTCAG GAATATGAAGACAGATTAACAGTGGTGAAGGTTGATCATGATGCGAACCCTAGGCTAATCGAAGAGTACAAAGTTTATGAGCTACCAACATTGATCCACTTCAAGAATGGACAGGAAGTTCCAGAAAGCAGAAGAGAAGGTGCAATCACCAAAGTCAAACTCAAAGACTATGTGGATGCTTTATTGGAATCAATCTCAATTTTGTTGAGACGAGTCGAAATTCTGTTTCCCTCTCGGTTTGCCGGATTTTTACATTCTTGA